From the genome of Leptotrichia sp. HSP-342:
TGATCCGTATGTGTGTATAGGATGTACAAAATGTACGCTGGTATGTCCAGGGACTTTAATTGAAATGCAGAAAGTGGATGACATGAAAATTGAAAAGGCGGTTATGCAATATCCGAAAGATTGCTGGGGCTGTGTTTCCTGCGTGAAGGAATGCCCAGTTCAGGCAATTTCATTTTTCCTTGGGGCAGATATTGGCGGAAATGGAAGCACAATGACAACGAAGGAAGAAGGAGATGTTCTGAAATGGATTATTGAAAAAAGAGACGGAACTGTGGAGGAAATTGATATAAACAGGAAAGATGCGAATAAATATTGATGAAATTTAACAAAAAATAAA
Proteins encoded in this window:
- a CDS encoding 4Fe-4S dicluster domain-containing protein; its protein translation is MSIVIDPYVCIGCTKCTLVCPGTLIEMQKVDDMKIEKAVMQYPKDCWGCVSCVKECPVQAISFFLGADIGGNGSTMTTKEEGDVLKWIIEKRDGTVEEIDINRKDANKY